A stretch of Apostichopus japonicus isolate 1M-3 chromosome 9, ASM3797524v1, whole genome shotgun sequence DNA encodes these proteins:
- the LOC139974073 gene encoding retinol dehydrogenase 8-like, with protein sequence MAPFLRQYNIFVTNVEPGPVQTPFVRNIRKNNQGGELDAVDVDAGVDDFSGNLRKKFLANYGPIMQETMQTGEDVAQVIQNCICSEKPSLRVQTSDSKKQRAKAALVDPSGDKIIDELEKLLQ encoded by the exons ATGGCTCCTTTTCTTCGccaatataatatatt cgTAACAAATGTTGAACCAGGTCCAGTGCAAACACCTTTCGTTCGAAATATAAGAAAGAATAACCAAGGCGGGGAACTCGATGCAGTCGATGTGGACGCTGGTGTTGATGATTTCTCTGGAAATCTAAGAAAGAAATTCCTTGCAAACTACGGACCGATTATGCAAGAAACTATGCAGACTGGAGAGGATGTGGCACAGGTGATACAGAACTGCATCTGTAGCGAGAAACCGTCTCTGAGGGTTCAGACCAGTGACTCAAAAAAGCAGAGAGCTAAGGCGGCACTAGTGGACCCAAGCGGTGACAAAATCATCGACGAGTTGGAAAAGTTATTACAATAG